Genomic DNA from Cydia strobilella chromosome 19, ilCydStro3.1, whole genome shotgun sequence:
CATAGTAAACTACAGTCAGATTTGAACCGAATTAGGGACTGGTGCCTAGACTGGCTTATAAACCTCAACGAATCTAAATGCACAGTCCTCCACATGCACAACAAAAACCCAAAGTTGCCATACACTTTAAACAGCGTAGCGTTAGCAGGAACCATGACCCAACAAGACCTGGGAGTCATAGTGTCTAATGATCTCAAGTGGGAACCCCATATTTCACGAATAGTAAAAAAGGCTAACTCTATAATCTACATAATTAGAAAAGCTTTTCGTATCCTCACCACCGAAACAATGCTAAAGATATATAAGACCTACATAAGACCAATTCTGGAATATGGCTTTCAGATATGGAATCCATACTTCAAAAAAGATATTGACATGATCGAGCGAGTGCAGCGTAGATTCACTAAAATTCCCGCACAACTAAAGTCACTTTCATACGAAGAAAGATTAGTCAAGCTGGGCCTGACAACACTGCAAAAAAGGCGTGAACGCGGCGACTTGATCGAaacgttcaaaataattaacggatattacgactgtccagaactaagcgatctgttcgctcgaaactcaaacacgcgcacaagaggacacaaccttaaactaataacaacaaagcacaaaacaaatatcggcaaacactttattgcaaaccgagtagtaaaggcttggaacaaattaccctcagaagttgtgaactctgcaagtgttaatcaatttaaaaatagactagacaaactatgctaactgtgctaagtgaactatgatttagacgtaccagcatcagctgcctgtctaaaatgaaataataaataataataataataataataaacccgcagggcagcttgtggcgagctgttggggagtgacgaccccacggacccgagtgctccagagagtcggtcagggtctccgtctccggcgtgtcttcgtcggtcggagtggaccccaaggggacccgcaggactctcagctctggcttgccttcattggccgtccagaggggagtcgtaagagctatatgctccaggggtggaagtgaaagatgcataagacgcgagttggcacagtggctggtaacagccactgggtagaaagcggcgcacacctctcgacacccctgagccgctcacaccggtgttgctcctggtcgtcttcacgacggcagtttcaggggcccatctagtcagcggcaagtcaccacctgcctcgataacgtgttttaacattgttatggcaggtgtccggacttctttacaatagcccagtctcattgtccacccaaacttcaatccatagaccggtatactgttcactttttctacaatagtcccaatgcctgctgcgaccggttcatgggtgtctattgttgcgcctgtgaacgggttccagcaggcgttctacatgacattaaagctctccaaggggcctctacgtgttggatttatatccccacgcaagcctatcaaaagaccgggatgcataggcccgtgatatccaaggagataataataaaattagtatTAGTCTTAAACTGTTCACTTTTTATCTAAACAATTACATTTGTAAATAAGTGTGAAAACCTCAGAGAAAATGCTCTGACTAGAAAAGAACATACCCATTGGGGCTTGTATAATGTAGTATGTCTAGGGTctgaaaggattttttttaaggaaACGATTTTCAGGATATTTTTCTAAATAGGTGAGTGCAAGAGGACATGCTCTTTCTGACTTTCAACCATGTGGTGACATCAATATATTTTTGGCAGTTATCATTGAATAACAAAAAACGTAATAATTAATCATATTTCTAGCTAATTGTAGCATAactgtaaaatgtaatttttgaaaTAGGTAATCTTACTTAGCTCCAACAAATTCATAGCACTCAGACAACTTCTTCCATTTGTGCACAGTTTCAAACGGACCAAATTCCATCCGAAGGCTGATGTCCAGCTCATTCGGATTCCGCAGCTGCTCCGTTATCATCTTCTCCCTGCTCTGCATTCAGGCGGCCTTTCcttcaaaaaacacaattattatttCGCTTCACTCTCTAATTAAATGATGTACCACTTATTACAGAGAGGCAGCGGTGTCCAGACTAGACGGCGACGCTAGAAACccactttcttaaatatctattCCGGTAAAACAGGAACAACTCCTAAAATAAACGGGACGCGGAAATAGGTCGCTAAATACATGCATCCGCAATTAAGTTATTGTTTAACATATCTTAACCAAACCACATAATATATGACCGTTCAGTTTTTATGAGTTAAACTAGactacttacttttaaaacCGTATTCAAGAAAACTCTCACTAACTAAACAATAACCGtgatacaaacaaacaaaatttatcaaTGAAATCCGTGTGTAAGTGTGTAAGAAGAGATTGATCTGAAACGTCAAAATTTTTACATGAATTTAGTTGATAGCATTTCTAACAGTAATGTAAAGCAACAAGGTTCATTTTTGTCCCTCGTTTATAAATCAATTTCAGCTGTTTTTTTCTACAGTGCATTAACACGAATACAAGGAATTTTGCCATTTCAGACATTGGTCGCAATGGTTCGATAGTGTGAAACTGCTTATTTCGttcattaattaaaattgatAATTGTTGCCAACCGATAAAAGTTTTCTTTTGTTTACACGGATTTTCTGAACGATTCTTAAAAGTGATTGAAGAACTCACGCAACGCAATTGgcgatttttttgttatattttcattgtatcacaTCCAGTTTCCCTCAAAACTCGTAAAACAGTGTTTACATTGGATATTCGTAAACTTTATACTATACGACATTACTGTCTATCGCTATAAGTTACTGGTTAAAAATGTCTTCACCGGTAAGTTTTATCAGTATCATTCAAATTTGTAAACGGAAAAATTAAACGCCCGTTTTCTTTTTCAATAATTTCTAGCTTTAGTTTGGTTTTAGCCTTTGATTCTTTAAGTTTGTTACATATATgtgtttgtttaatttttagaCTGAAGAAAGCGTCAGACGAAACAGTGAGAGCGAGGGAGGCGAAGTGGAAACCCCAGAGCATGACCCCCATTACGACCCCATAGTGTCCCTGCCACTGGTGGACCTGCAGACGAacgaggaggaggaggaggagctGGTAAAGATCCGAGCGCGGCTCTACCGATACGACACGGCGGATCACGAGTGGAAGGTTAGTTCCTTTGTGTCCATAACTGTGATACAAAGTGCTCATTGTATTACCCGTTCTTTAAAAACTATCATTGTTCTAAATTGTATAACTTATAGTTGCGATTCAGTCAGCTCGAGGttcttaaacatttttaattggTTGTCTTAATTTTTAACTGgactttttcttttaatattgttattgttaaaGAAAGGGAGCTACTTTCTCTACattgttaataaattataattgcaTATTTAAACGTATGTATGGTAATCTTTCATTACTAGCTTTGTTAAGCCTGGATTATTATATATCAGCAAGCATGATTTTTTTTAGGTTATCATACAATCTCAGATTATGGttatttgtaatgtattttttaatactttgtagcaaccaaatagtaatagtcaaaataaaatagtctTAGTAGTCAAATAGTTTAGTACCCCATATAATTAAGTATGGTGTACCaaactatttggccactttgactgcaacagagtatttgacgctgagtgtacctGGCAGCTAGATAATAATGTTGTTTCGATGTACACTATGTTTTAGTAATGGTTCTTTATAAAGATATTGCAAAGGATATTTTCTGAAAGTTTATGTATACATGTAACATTATTACTGATTGCTTGCACATACATTGCGGCCTTAAAGAGATCGGAATACCctcttattctgtttttttttgtttcatagactaaaatgacatttcatgtggtactaagaaatgtcatgtcttacacatgaaacgtcattttagtctacggaattaaaaaactggccaagtgcgagtcagactcgcacacgaagggttccgtaccattaactgtaaaaacggtcacccatccaagtactgaccccgcccgacgttgcttaacttcggtcaaaaatcatgtttgttgtatgggagccccacttaaatctctattttattctgtttttagtatttgttgttatagcggcaaccgaaatacatcatctgtgaaaatttcagctgtctagctatcacagatcacgagaaacagcctggtgacagacagacagacggacagacagacggacagcggagtcttagtagtagggtcccgtttttaccctttggaaccctaaaaacagaccttagtaaGTAGTCTGCCATCAGTAGGCTTAAGTCTCAGCAAAAACAAATGGTGTGTGTTAATTATTTTCCACCTCTTCTAATGCTTTagaaaaaattatgtaatgtttttgatgggatttatctctttttgtaggcagtccttcttttcgggtactacttcttgtatcagctaccacttttctaAAAGCTTTCAACTTTGCCAAATCTTATGATGACTTAAAACACTTTATATCCCTATTTTCCCTTtggattggaaggtcagatggcagtcaatTTCATAAAATCTAATGCCTGAACCAGTTCTTGGGTAGGTTGCTAAACATGGCCCCCAAGCTCCAAGGAGGCAACTGCTAACATGTCCAAGGAATAACTATGTATGTGTGTACTATCAACTTTAGTATTTATCCCTCGTCTCAAACCTTGCTAGGTAAAGTGGAGGAAGTGTGGTTAGAGTAGTTCTAGCTCAATGGCACCAAATAGGCACAATGGTTGTCGATTTGCGAAAAtacccagcaaaactaacttaaCTATCCCTTGTCTCCAGGAGCGCGGCACAGGCGACATCAAGCTTCTCCGGCATAAGGCCAACAACACGGTGCGCGTGGTGATGCGCCGCGATAAGACACTCAAAGTGTGCGCTAACCACTTCATCACTCCCGACATCCGTATGAACGTGCACTGCGGCTCTGATAAGGCCTTCAACTGGTCAGTGTTTGCTGACTTCGCAGATGAGACCATGAAACAAGAGCTGCTGGCTATTAAGTTCGGAAATCCTCAAAGTAAGTGTTTTATTAAACCACGACACGGGAGCCGCCCAATGTGTGTGCTAACCACTTCATCACCCAACAGTTGAATGAAGGAATGGGTTCATGCTATAACTCCGCCCTTAAAAAAAGGCATGGTGATTTTGTCGGCCAATAACATCAGGGCGTCAGTGTTTTGGGATGCAAAAGCAGTAATAGTGGTTGACTATCCTGAGAAGGACGTCATTATAAACTCAGACTATTATTGCAAACTCTTACGCCATTTACGCGAGGATTGAAGGTAAAAAGCCCTGGGGCCTGGACTATTGGAAGGAAGTTCTCTTTCACTAGGATTATGCACGTGTTCAGACGTCACAAAAATCGATGATGGACATTTACAACTCTGTGAGTTTTAAATATTGCACCAACCACCCCATTCACCCGATTTAGCACGATCGGACTTCCACATGTTCCctactattaaaaataacatatgaGTGGAAAGAAATTTTTCACATGAGCCGAGGTCCAGGCTGAGGTGAAGGGGTGGCCATGTATTTTGAAGGCTTGCAGGGAAACAAAAATGGTGTAATGGCCTTGGAACTCAGATGTAACTAGTGCACTGAGCTTGAAAAAAACTACAGTCATAGAGTAATCATAAAAAATCGTTGAattttttcatataataatttcatatattttttctattttagtattttctaaATAGTATATACGAAAAAGCAACAGTCACAAGTCACAACACGTAATAGTTCCGTACTCATAGCTTCCTAAACTCGACTAACAACACGCAAGAATCTTATCTAACCAAATACTTTCTAATTACAGATGCTGAATTGTGGAAGGCGAAATTTGCCGAAGCACAAGAAATAGTCCGGACCAAATGCAGCCTCTACACCCAGGATCTGTCGTCTGATGATGAAAGCAGCATCACTCGGAGTGAGGATACTAACACTCCAGAGCCAAAGAGTACCGACAAGGCTGATGAGAAGACCATGGACAAAAATGATAAGGATTCAGAAGGTGTAGTTCTCAAGCTCAAAGAGCTTACAGTGGAAAGTGAAAAATCTGAATAACTTGCTTAGTTTACTCTCTAGTTTGTTAGTGTACTGtaacatgtaatattttattattaattacgtCAGAACTGCCCCAGTTTGTAAAATATTGAATAGTGAGTTTCTTAACCTCGCATTTTACACCTCTTTTATTGGAGGGTTAGAAGAAAAAGACGTTTTTTGTCTTgctcttttaaattatttgctgTATGGCCTTAGTTCTATTTTGAGCTAGATTAAGATGCCACAAGGTTATGAAACAAATCAATTGATATATGATTTAGTGTGTGATTTCACGATAACATGCGAAACCGAACTCTCATTAAGGTGTTCCCTATGGTCATGCCTCTAAATCACACAAATAActgataaataatataaaattgttaATGTGCAAGCATAAAAACCCTTTGGGCGCCACGTTGGTATAAAATAGCACGAATTTAAACTTGTTAATGTATGATGTCACTTTTTTAGGACAGTGGTGGTCAAAAGGTATCCTGATGTAGTTTGTGCTCGCTAGTTTGCGTTAAGTGCATTAATCTAGGTTAAGTTACcaggtttttttaaacaaatggcCAGCCAAATACACATCTTTGTTTACACATTGCTAGCTCTATTGTCAAACTATAAGCAATGGAGGTGTAGAAATTTAGATTTGACTCCAAAACTATTATTAGACTGacatgaatcattcaaaactgtaaaaCTATTGTTTGGTCGATGAGACTCCAAGCAAATCTGTGCCATTGGTATATCGTAATATTAAAAGGCAACACCACACAGGCATAGGGCACACATCAGATAACGATTATATTTTAGGCAGTGGCTAATTATGAGGATACACGGCAGCTCAAAACGTGAAATCCGTCTCAGGCGTCCGCAACCAAAACATAACATATATAGGATTGCACAGTGGCGTAGTATGAtggcgtgaactaatctagttGTGGGCGAAACCACATCTGCGAGGCTTTTCTTTTCAATGTGTATtcccaaggtaataaaaaggttGGCTTTGCGGGCCCCCCTAAGTGCGAGGGCCCTATTTGCCCatgcctagctacgccactgggtTTGCAGAAAAGAGGTCAAATCTAAAGATACTGTTTGGAATTGATTTCTAGGGAaacatctctctctctctcattcTTATTTGCTTTTCTGTTTCTTTCTTATAGGGAAACATCTATGTGAATTTTAATTGTTCTATGTCAGgcgtagagttgtgccgttcccggtaacattcccattttgtatggggaatgttaccgggaacggcacaactctagtcaGGCGTCATCTCTTTTTCTTCTGTAATAGAATTCACAATTTATAATTCAGTTCAAATGTTTTCCTTAATACTTCCCTAGTTTATTGCATGTTACAGTATCTAATGATTGTTTTaagttgttaaaataaaactaacatgTAGGCATGAATGTCGTGATATTTGGATTTGAATTTCAGATTGAATACGAGATAGAATAAGCAGTGTGTAGACCCCGTTACCATGGAGAATAAATCAAAAACATGGGTTAGGAATTCTGATTGCCTATGTCTATGGATggattaagaataaaaaaatagtttagtaTTATTCAACCACGGTAATGGGGCCTATTAATAGACGTTTAGTGTTAATCATGcattttccagttttttttaatgatgaaattTTACTATCCTCGCTAAATGAATTTTGTAGTTTCATACGATTTGGAATACAAATTTGAAATGATGAAGTACGTGATATTATCGTATTTTACCGTACACAGTTGTTGTAATGAATTGCATTTTTAACGTAACATAGATGGATATGTTGATTATTGACGTAATATATAGCAACAGATTCATTTATgcataaggggtcatccattaattatatcacacgtttagggggaggggggaacttcacaaacttaaattattttattcgctgtacagttaaataacaaggaTTTTTGGAtcgataatcgttttttttttcgtttaattttctttcctaatcagttttgggttataattataaaattactaatatttcttttgtcaaaaatattttgataaaataatacttaattcgatttgccgatttcgttgaaaaaatgtgacgtcacaccagggggggggggggaacctagaaattcgtgtgacgtaattcatggatgacccctaattggatttgaatgttttatttaacCCTTCCAATGTCGCGCGCCGAAGCTGACtcgaataatttaaaattattttcattatgtAATGAAACTGTTGGGGTTTGTACCTTGTATGATCCATCATCACATGAGGCAGTGACAATCAAAGGATTAAAAGAAATAGGAGTTATGTTATAGTAATCAAAAATGTTTGCTTTTACATTCCGTTTGTATCTTTTCCTCGTGCTCGGTTGAATTTTGTGACAGAACTTCTAAAGCTGTTTTTACGTGTTATTCAAtatcgtaaaaataaatgtaattcgTGAAGAacggtttttatttaatcaacAAAGTAAATACAGGTAATTCCGAAAATGGTAAAATGGAATTATGGGTAATTTTCGGTATTAGCCGACATTTCGAGTTACCCGATCTATACACGCTTTTAAATTAGGTGTGCCAAGCCAAGTTGGTgtaaacttagcgtggtcggaGTCTAAAGTTTACAGATTTGCCAGGGAGAAATAAATTTAGATTTGCTCCGACATCCAGAGTAGGGAATATCTTGATAGTGACATGTCCAATAAAAAGCGCTGTTAGGCTTAGCACCTGGCCTAAATTTCATACCGAATTTCGTGGGTTCGAACCCCGACTCGTATCATCTTGAGGAAACCGacctaatcccaataaggcctagtttccccctatGGGTTGGCATTGGCAGTCTTTTTTTCTAAATCCTACCTTGTGCGTGAACGGACTACCTATTTGGGACGGTAGAATAAAAATCAGATAAAATATTACACACTAATGTATTTAACACATTTATCACACATTgtgcaaaattaaaattatgcatAAGCAAGTACACAAATAAGTACAATGCCGAGCAATAATAGTTCAATTCGGCCTATTGCGAAACTCGACTGACTGGATACTAAACAATGGCCAGGTTTTATGAGCGGCGAACCGTAAAAACGAGGTAAGCATTTCCACGTTACAAAACACGTGTATGTTTTAATCCAATGCTCATATTCTGGTAATCATACAATGTGATACATGAattaaatatgtgacgttccacgagtaaacgtaccttatggcggttggcgcttgcGTCGCGCACCGCATATACCTTTCCCCGTCAAACGTCACATATGAAGCCGAGTATTTAGCTCTAATGATGAGTCATATAGGAGTTAGGGCTGTTTTAGCTCTTCTCTGAGCAAACAATAACATACTTAAATACTATTCAGGCAAATAAGCGACTCAGGTGTCAAGCTCTATAATCGGCACTTTACGCAGGCTAATGCCGGATGTTGTTGCATTTGATATGTAGAATATATTTTCTATATAAATCTTTTATTTACCATATAAATCCAATAATCAAGCAGTTCTAACGATCCGACAGGTGAAAGTTTCAGATGCCGGATTACCAAGTACCTAACACTAACAAAACAACATAACGAAAgagttatattttaaaataaatatcaaacttCTGAAGTTGATTAAATCTGACACACTGGTGTGATTTTTGTAGAATTTTAAGACcctaaattattaattagtgTTTAAGAGGCCCAATCAGTCAAAATGTATAATGCAAGTTTGTGCtatattaatttattcctatcTTATGCTAGTTGCCACTGGCCCATTTTAAAAAGTCCTCCCATAAGGCTAGCACAACAGTCATATCACAAGTCTTGTGACACTGCATGTCTGTCTTAAGATGATGGTAGTTTTTGACTGATGCTAGCTTGTAAGATCAGCTGTGTTACCCATTGATGGATTTTAGTAGTTTCAAGTTGCCTAGTTGATATaggatataaaattatataaatataattgtgaAATATATTACTTTGAATTTGGAATGTCTCAGTAGTGCAAAAGACacacataaaattattttaaatgacaCCCTGTAGGAATACTAGATTGTTCTTGTTACTCCATATCTTATTTATATAAAGAgggaataatttataatagtagGAATTTAAGTGTAAgttgaaaattatttaaatcacAGCTCTTCTTTTTTTGCTTCGGTCTCATGCAACTGGAAAGTCTGAAGAATGTTGATTCTCTGCCCCATCTCCTTCTTTTTCTCTTCCGAGAGTTTGCCGTTGAGCAGCTTGGTGATTCGTTCGTGTTCAGTCTTGACAAACCCGTCACCTTTCTCAATGATCTTCTCCATGATTGTCTTGTAAATTTTTCCAGAGTTAGCTTGCTGAAAATTATTTCGATTTATTATAAGTtgctaatataataatacatttcaGTTGATGGTATAAATTATGTAGGATTATCACTTCAGGcattacttttgatttgttggAAATTAAATTTTCGGTCAATTACATAAATTTCAAATAGACATTCCTGCTGCAGGAATTTGCCAAACAAAGGCTTATTCAAAGGTATTTTTAACAATTGTCATATCAGACTGATATGATGTTTAGAAAGTATAGTTGTATGAAATAATCTAGAAATTTCCATTGATGACTGTAACTTACCTTGCTAGGCAATTTTTTGAAGGTATCTTCACCATCTTTGAGAACCTTCTTCCTGTCTTCCTTGTCAGCCTTCATGAACTTAACAGCCAGCTTATCAAGGCTCCGCACGCAGCCCGGCAGGCTTAGGTGCACCCCGGTGTGTTCCCGCACAAAACGACGAAGCTCATCGCTGGTAAACTCTTTATCCGGGTTGAAAGTGATCGGCTCCTTCTTCCCTTTTAAAAACAGCTTTACTACCGGGAAGTTGTCCTTCGTAGCGCCGTACTTCTTCGCCAACGCTTCGTTATCCTTATCTCCGTAATCCTTCACTCCCACTTCGGCGATCAGCAAATCGTCCTCTTCCTTCGCGTCTTTTGCCAGTGCGGTGTAAGCGTCGTGCTTGTCGCCATAGGGGAACGCCACATCAAACTTCACCAGTGTAGCATCAAACTTTTTGAGGATCTTATCAAAGGTATAATCGTTTAATTCCACCGTACCGCTGAGAGAATTAGAGTACGCTGGTGGCAGGACAAGTACGAGGCATAAGGAAAGCAGGTACCACTGCATCGTCAATGTCGATTAGGGATTAGGCTGTAGTTGCAAAAATAATAGTTTGCGACGTGTATAGTATGAATACTGTATGAAGTTGATTCTTCAAACTTCAAATCAAATACGAAAAAGAATAGTATCGGTCAATCAACTTATTAGCATGAATTTATTGACAGGAGAGGTGACAGCCTGACAGCACAGCAGTTTGTTTTATATGCGCTCCTATGATGCGctcatttgaaaaaaataacaaccaATCATAAAGGCAGTGTCATTTGTAATATCTTTTTTCTATTGGTCAAATTGTATGACCAAAaaagtgtaaattttatttcgTTTCACGCTAATTCTACTCCTATTTTACTTAGGTATCTATACTACTATTTGCCTAAAAATACTTTGCTTAATATTGAACAATTCATCTAAATATAATGACACgacgtattattttataaaattttatatttaattaaggaTGTACAATTTTTGATTTATATCGATGTTTACAATGCGTGGAACGGactatttaattgaaatttcttTTGACACATGGCCGTGTTTTTTTGGGATTGGTCAACGTGAATGCAGTTCAAGTTCTCATTTAcaataacaaacattaaaaaaatcctccttttgaaatcttgaagtcggtttaaaaaaagttcaatATGGTTTCAAATTGACAAGCCAATCAAGCCATTTCAATAATCTCCgattcaaataatttttttaaataaattatttaattatttttgaattttccaCAACCAATCAAAACATGCAGCCTTCGAGGATTTGTCAAAAGGAAGTAACATGTAAGTAGGTAATACTGCATTATCCAGCAGGTTTTGGGCGATCTGGTGCAATGCAACCCAGCAGTCACGAGATGTACGAAACCagctattattataattttgaatgGTGGCAAACACCCATTATTCAGCTCGTTTAATGGTAAGTATATTAATATCCTAACTGCGGAAGTAACTTTCTTTTTTACAGTAAAATTACTGAACCGTATTAGATGAAATCTGGCACGTACAAAAGAATGCTTTTCCAACGACAAATGGTGAATCCGGTAGACTAGAgcctgttcggaaagagaagtcgtggaatgtattgggtcccatacattccacgactcttctctttccgaacagacccTAGGTATGTAGAGTACAGCAGCTGAAAAAGATACGCTATCGTTTGATTTCGACTCCTGTCCCCACTAGGTAATCGTTTGGCGCATGTCTGGCGCCGTGAATCTGCCATCTAAGTACACCGTACTTCAACAGTCAAGTTTGTtgtcataatatttttacaacacTACAATAATACTTTAAGACCCCGTTGCGTCTGTCTTTTTGGTATAAGTAGGCAAGGAACACCGGGAACACCATTTTTCCGTATACGGGAAAGACTGAagatcatagacctagcattaggccaggattacacttgtaagttttacttacgtaagtaaggacacagctatactacagaatgaggtatgaatatcgttatctcattctagcaaatagctttgtccctacttacgtaagtaaaacttacaagtgtaatcctggccttacataaatcagctatacgcgtgcgcccgtcagggacaaaacatacgcaatgggacaatatgattggtcgagaaaatttgtagcccaccataaaccatacttaatttacggtggggaataaaaaaaaagtgactgacaaggacaaacaataacagcgctttctttgctactcctactgaaagacaTAGACTATCCctttcggtcattttcccccgcccctcatgaccgatccagttatactagattcatgcttaagataaagtttatttattcaacTTCCACTTAAATTTTATcaaagtttatttttgtttaataaatcagCCATGGCTTTCTTCCTCGCTTGGCACTGCCCGAAGTACAGCAGATTCAGTTTCTGTACATCGATAGAGCTTAGACCTTGCCAGTGACCCATAGCCCAGCCGTCGTTctgaaaaatatgcaaaaaattaGGCTTTATAGACTAAACATTTTGAACAAAATGGGAAGCCCAAGTCAGCGTTTAATAGACCTATTGTGTCATCCATTCTTTGGTTTAGATGTTGCGCACCAG
This window encodes:
- the LOC134749841 gene encoding ran-specific GTPase-activating protein-like, which codes for MSSPTEESVRRNSESEGGEVETPEHDPHYDPIVSLPLVDLQTNEEEEEELVKIRARLYRYDTADHEWKERGTGDIKLLRHKANNTVRVVMRRDKTLKVCANHFITPDIRMNVHCGSDKAFNWSVFADFADETMKQELLAIKFGNPQNAELWKAKFAEAQEIVRTKCSLYTQDLSSDDESSITRSEDTNTPEPKSTDKADEKTMDKNDKDSEGVVLKLKELTVESEKSE
- the LOC134749853 gene encoding endoplasmic reticulum resident protein 29; this translates as MQWYLLSLCLVLVLPPAYSNSLSGTVELNDYTFDKILKKFDATLVKFDVAFPYGDKHDAYTALAKDAKEEDDLLIAEVGVKDYGDKDNEALAKKYGATKDNFPVVKLFLKGKKEPITFNPDKEFTSDELRRFVREHTGVHLSLPGCVRSLDKLAVKFMKADKEDRKKVLKDGEDTFKKLPSKQANSGKIYKTIMEKIIEKGDGFVKTEHERITKLLNGKLSEEKKKEMGQRINILQTFQLHETEAKKEEL